From the genome of Syngnathus acus chromosome 24, fSynAcu1.2, whole genome shotgun sequence, one region includes:
- the evlb gene encoding enah/Vasp-like b isoform X1 produces MDINLQSHRFYFPQIYCAEPGTQPQLSEFKVSEQSICQARASVMVYDDTSKKWVPIKPGQQGFSRINIYHNTPSNTFRVVGVKLQDQQVVINYSIVKGLKYNQATPTFHQWRDARQVYGLNFATKEEATTFSNAMLFALSVLSAQDGGPAVQRQVQNGPSSEEMEAQRARQMIEQQQQMQAQMERERRSSNSGSPFQGHPAVLSVAPPVVPPPACMAAGPPPPPPPPGPPPPSAGAPPPPLPPPLNNQGEEQPAQTGLAAMIAGAKLRRVQRPEESSSSSSASSSSKNTEVNRTSGGNGGLMEEMNALLARRRKAASEKPDDNQSDDPNYPSPNTRGSQNSTDGAKKPWDRANSADRAMGPRVRPAGSGADGDSLDMDRMKQEILEEVFRELHKVKEEIIDAIRHELSRVSTT; encoded by the exons ATGGACATCAATCTGCAGTCGCATCGCTTCTACTTCCCGCAGATTTACTGCGCTGAGCCGGGGACTCAACCGCAGCTAAGCGAGTTTAAAGTCag CGAGCAGAGCATCTGCCAGGCGAGGGCTTCGGTCATGGTCTACGACGACACCAGCAAGAAGTGGGTGCCCATCAAGCCGGGCCAGCAGGGCTTCAGCCGCATTAACATCTACCACAACACCCCTAGTAACACCTTCAGGGTGGTGGGCGTCAAGCTGCAGGACCAGCAG GTGGTTATCAACTATTCCATTGTCAAAGGGCTGAAGTACAACCAAGCCACGCCAACTTTCCACCAATGGAGAGATGCTCGGCAAGTGTATGGCCTCAACTTCGCCACCAAGGAGGAGGCCACCACCTTTTCCAACGCCATGCTCTTTGCACTCAGCGTGCTCAGCGCCCAGGATGGAG GTCCAGCTGTGCAGCGCCAAGTCCAAAATGGACCAAGCTCCGAAGAAATGGAAGCCCAGAGAGCAAG GCAAATGATagagcagcaacagcagatgCAGGCCCAAATGGAGCGGGAACGACGCTCATCCAACTCAG GTTCTCCTTTCCAAGGCCACCCAGCCGTGCTCTCGGTGGCGCCCCCCGTCGTACCTCCTCCCGCGTGCATGGCGGCGGGACCGCCGCCTCCACCGCCACCACCTGGACCTCCTCCGCCATCGGCCGGGGCTCCACCGCCGCCACTGCCTCCCCCGCTAAACAACCAAGGGGAGGAACAGCCAGCCCAGACGGGCCTTGCCGCCATGATCGCCGGCGCCAAGCTGCGGCGTGTCCAAAGA CCGGAAGAGAGCTCGTCCAGCTCGTCTGCTTCGTCCAGTAGCAAAAACACAGAAGTCAATCGGACGAGCGGCGGCAACGGAGGACTGATGGAGGAGATGAACGCCCTTTTGGCCCGAAG AAGAAAAGCAGCATCAGAGAAGCCAGATGACAACCAaagt GACGACCCAAATTATCCCTCGCCCAACACCCGGGGAAGTCAAAACTCTACAG ACGGAGCAAAAAAGCCGTGGGACAGGGCCAACTCTGCGGACAGGGCCATGGGTCCAAG GGTACGGCCTGCAGGGAGTGGCGCCGATGGAGATTCGTTAGACATGGATAGAATGAAACAG GAAATCTTGGAAGAAGTGTTCCGCGAGTTGCACAAAGTGAAGGAAGAAATTATTGACG CCATTAGACACGAGCTCAGTCGAGTGAGCACGACATAA
- the evlb gene encoding enah/Vasp-like b isoform X2, which yields MDINLQSHRFYFPQIYCAEPGTQPQLSEFKVSEQSICQARASVMVYDDTSKKWVPIKPGQQGFSRINIYHNTPSNTFRVVGVKLQDQQVVINYSIVKGLKYNQATPTFHQWRDARQVYGLNFATKEEATTFSNAMLFALSVLSAQDGGPAVQRQVQNGPSSEEMEAQRARQMIEQQQQMQAQMERERRSSNSGSPFQGHPAVLSVAPPVVPPPACMAAGPPPPPPPPGPPPPSAGAPPPPLPPPLNNQGEEQPAQTGLAAMIAGAKLRRVQRPEESSSSSSASSSSKNTEVNRTSGGNGGLMEEMNALLARRKAASEKPDDNQSDDPNYPSPNTRGSQNSTDGAKKPWDRANSADRAMGPRVRPAGSGADGDSLDMDRMKQEILEEVFRELHKVKEEIIDAIRHELSRVSTT from the exons ATGGACATCAATCTGCAGTCGCATCGCTTCTACTTCCCGCAGATTTACTGCGCTGAGCCGGGGACTCAACCGCAGCTAAGCGAGTTTAAAGTCag CGAGCAGAGCATCTGCCAGGCGAGGGCTTCGGTCATGGTCTACGACGACACCAGCAAGAAGTGGGTGCCCATCAAGCCGGGCCAGCAGGGCTTCAGCCGCATTAACATCTACCACAACACCCCTAGTAACACCTTCAGGGTGGTGGGCGTCAAGCTGCAGGACCAGCAG GTGGTTATCAACTATTCCATTGTCAAAGGGCTGAAGTACAACCAAGCCACGCCAACTTTCCACCAATGGAGAGATGCTCGGCAAGTGTATGGCCTCAACTTCGCCACCAAGGAGGAGGCCACCACCTTTTCCAACGCCATGCTCTTTGCACTCAGCGTGCTCAGCGCCCAGGATGGAG GTCCAGCTGTGCAGCGCCAAGTCCAAAATGGACCAAGCTCCGAAGAAATGGAAGCCCAGAGAGCAAG GCAAATGATagagcagcaacagcagatgCAGGCCCAAATGGAGCGGGAACGACGCTCATCCAACTCAG GTTCTCCTTTCCAAGGCCACCCAGCCGTGCTCTCGGTGGCGCCCCCCGTCGTACCTCCTCCCGCGTGCATGGCGGCGGGACCGCCGCCTCCACCGCCACCACCTGGACCTCCTCCGCCATCGGCCGGGGCTCCACCGCCGCCACTGCCTCCCCCGCTAAACAACCAAGGGGAGGAACAGCCAGCCCAGACGGGCCTTGCCGCCATGATCGCCGGCGCCAAGCTGCGGCGTGTCCAAAGA CCGGAAGAGAGCTCGTCCAGCTCGTCTGCTTCGTCCAGTAGCAAAAACACAGAAGTCAATCGGACGAGCGGCGGCAACGGAGGACTGATGGAGGAGATGAACGCCCTTTTGGCCCGAAG AAAAGCAGCATCAGAGAAGCCAGATGACAACCAaagt GACGACCCAAATTATCCCTCGCCCAACACCCGGGGAAGTCAAAACTCTACAG ACGGAGCAAAAAAGCCGTGGGACAGGGCCAACTCTGCGGACAGGGCCATGGGTCCAAG GGTACGGCCTGCAGGGAGTGGCGCCGATGGAGATTCGTTAGACATGGATAGAATGAAACAG GAAATCTTGGAAGAAGTGTTCCGCGAGTTGCACAAAGTGAAGGAAGAAATTATTGACG CCATTAGACACGAGCTCAGTCGAGTGAGCACGACATAA
- the znf410 gene encoding zinc finger protein 410, whose product MLSDELDSKPELLVQFVQNASIPLVQGLEDPESKHACLPLLTPVGSSLCGHLQLTDGALSPPPESSSSLSELSGVPERSSLAVHQAHVTHSRASPSPPPILHDLQQSDGTSYVLLNLAKSITASSESLIFATDGAVDDEDVSSGDYGLDGIAPWYLRVQELAHDSLIAATRAQLARDAKASQDARAAITTNGDHTHELPLGGDEVTVPLPAPPRGGRPLASRQILRCSFEGCCRTFTWPAHLKYHLKTHRNDRMFRCVAEGCGKSFYVLQRLQVHMRTHSGDKPFVCKENNCGKKFTTAGNLKNHKRVHTGEKPFVCEADGCGRSFAEYSSLRKHMLVHSGEKPHLCGICGKTFSQSGSRNVHIKRRHGEEGLATESRETGEALTRSSLLEADGESDTGLVAMATDVDAVNLHHAMLRSPGPADSVSVLASQHQLVTMTTEGTTYRDVVALL is encoded by the exons ATGCTTTCCGATGAACTCGATTCCAAACCAGAG CTGCTGGTGCAGTTTGTCCAGAATGCATCCATCCCACTGGTCCAGGGTCTGGAGGACCCAGAGTCCAAACATGCCTGCCTGCCACTGCTGACCCCGGTTGGCAGTTCTTTGTGTGGGCACCTGCAGCTCACTG ATGGAGCGCTGAGCCCCCCACCCGAGAGTTCTTCGTCGCTGTCAGAGCTTTCGGGCGTGCCGGAACGGAGCTCACTGGCGGTGCACCAGGCACACGTCACACACTCGCGGGCCTCGCCCAGCCCACCGCCCATCCTCCATGACCTGCAGCAGTCGGACGGCACCTCCTATGTCCTGCTCAACCTGGCAAAAA GCATCACAGCCTCCTCTGAGTCCCTCATCTTCGCCACGGACGGAGCAGTTGACGATGAAGACGTTTCGTCGGGAGACTACGGCCTGGACGGCATCGCCCCCTGGTATCTGCGGGTGCAGGAGCTAGCCCACGACAGCCTGATCGCAGCCACGCGGGCGCAGCTGGCACGGGATGCCAAGGCCAGTCAGGATGCCAGAGCAGCTATCACCACCAATG GCGACCACACGCACGAGTTGCCGTTGGGTGGTGATGAAGTCACCGTGCCGCTGCCGGCACCGCCCCGGGGCGGGCGCCCCCTCGCCAGCAGGCAGATTCTCCGCTGCTCATTTGAGGGCTGCTGCAGGACCTTCACCTGGCCCGCTCACCTTAAGTATCACCTCAAAACGCACAG GAACGACCGCATGTTCCGCTGCGTGGCGGAGGGCTGTGGTAAGAGCTTCTACGTGCTGCAGCGTCTCCAGGTTCACATGAGGACGCACAGTGGTGACAAGCCTTTTGTATGCAAGGAGAACAACTGCGGAAAGAAGTTCACCACGGCCGGAAATCTCAAGAACCACAAACGCGTGCATACCG GGGAGAAGCCTTTTGTGTGTGAAGCAGATGGTTGTGGGCGCTCCTTTGCCGAGTATTCCAGTCTGAGAAAACACATGCTTGTACATTCTG GCGAGAAGCCTCACCTATGTGGGATCTGCGGAAAGACGTTCTCACAGTCTGGAAGCAGGAATGTCCATATAAAGAGACGTCACGGGGAAGAAGGCCTCGCCACTGAAAGCAGGGAAACAG GAGAAGCTCTGACACGCAGCAGCCTCCTGGAAGCCGATGGTGAGAGCGATACCGGTCTGGTCGCCATGGCCACTGACGTGGATGCTGTCAACCTCCATCACGCCATGCTCAGGTCACCAG GTCCGGCAGACTCTGTGAGTGTTCTCGCTTCTCAACATCAACtggtcaccatgacaacagagGGCACCACCTACAGGGATGTGGTGGCGCTGCTGTAG
- the evlb gene encoding enah/Vasp-like b isoform X3: MSEQSICQARASVMVYDDTSKKWVPIKPGQQGFSRINIYHNTPSNTFRVVGVKLQDQQVVINYSIVKGLKYNQATPTFHQWRDARQVYGLNFATKEEATTFSNAMLFALSVLSAQDGGPAVQRQVQNGPSSEEMEAQRARQMIEQQQQMQAQMERERRSSNSGSPFQGHPAVLSVAPPVVPPPACMAAGPPPPPPPPGPPPPSAGAPPPPLPPPLNNQGEEQPAQTGLAAMIAGAKLRRVQRPEESSSSSSASSSSKNTEVNRTSGGNGGLMEEMNALLARRRKAASEKPDDNQSDDPNYPSPNTRGSQNSTDGAKKPWDRANSADRAMGPRVRPAGSGADGDSLDMDRMKQEILEEVFRELHKVKEEIIDAIRHELSRVSTT, translated from the exons ATGAG CGAGCAGAGCATCTGCCAGGCGAGGGCTTCGGTCATGGTCTACGACGACACCAGCAAGAAGTGGGTGCCCATCAAGCCGGGCCAGCAGGGCTTCAGCCGCATTAACATCTACCACAACACCCCTAGTAACACCTTCAGGGTGGTGGGCGTCAAGCTGCAGGACCAGCAG GTGGTTATCAACTATTCCATTGTCAAAGGGCTGAAGTACAACCAAGCCACGCCAACTTTCCACCAATGGAGAGATGCTCGGCAAGTGTATGGCCTCAACTTCGCCACCAAGGAGGAGGCCACCACCTTTTCCAACGCCATGCTCTTTGCACTCAGCGTGCTCAGCGCCCAGGATGGAG GTCCAGCTGTGCAGCGCCAAGTCCAAAATGGACCAAGCTCCGAAGAAATGGAAGCCCAGAGAGCAAG GCAAATGATagagcagcaacagcagatgCAGGCCCAAATGGAGCGGGAACGACGCTCATCCAACTCAG GTTCTCCTTTCCAAGGCCACCCAGCCGTGCTCTCGGTGGCGCCCCCCGTCGTACCTCCTCCCGCGTGCATGGCGGCGGGACCGCCGCCTCCACCGCCACCACCTGGACCTCCTCCGCCATCGGCCGGGGCTCCACCGCCGCCACTGCCTCCCCCGCTAAACAACCAAGGGGAGGAACAGCCAGCCCAGACGGGCCTTGCCGCCATGATCGCCGGCGCCAAGCTGCGGCGTGTCCAAAGA CCGGAAGAGAGCTCGTCCAGCTCGTCTGCTTCGTCCAGTAGCAAAAACACAGAAGTCAATCGGACGAGCGGCGGCAACGGAGGACTGATGGAGGAGATGAACGCCCTTTTGGCCCGAAG AAGAAAAGCAGCATCAGAGAAGCCAGATGACAACCAaagt GACGACCCAAATTATCCCTCGCCCAACACCCGGGGAAGTCAAAACTCTACAG ACGGAGCAAAAAAGCCGTGGGACAGGGCCAACTCTGCGGACAGGGCCATGGGTCCAAG GGTACGGCCTGCAGGGAGTGGCGCCGATGGAGATTCGTTAGACATGGATAGAATGAAACAG GAAATCTTGGAAGAAGTGTTCCGCGAGTTGCACAAAGTGAAGGAAGAAATTATTGACG CCATTAGACACGAGCTCAGTCGAGTGAGCACGACATAA
- the cipcb gene encoding CLOCK-interacting pacemaker isoform X1 gives MSAKRKAESDPRVANRPHIMKSHRNSRAESERDSGFSDASSEHASTMDNTDSEDSPRPSVRPGAQSSTSGQLAVVGGSYSSMSPMIIMKNVLLKQQPGVNPPAMKPWSFSPAVEVVQPVVQQPQVVFLQPVVSRQASKEASRHRRPKKYLPILKSYPKIAPHPGDSSSSGRGTASSSSSSSSSLSSSSPPGSQRDHRPKEKPQKSQRQASVLSGTPDNTQPPQTRLPQMASEAPMSVVSQSDSSPSSSCANSPTPTDEASPAEQKCDDDDDDDTRRKRFCNTYNILSKSGLLDITLRTKELLRQNRRTQTDLDRLKEHTDLFLQALRSGDTSICVKLHASLQEEAKDDWKRASLTGLKDD, from the exons ATGAGCGCCAAGCGAAAGGCGGAAAGCGACCCCCGGGTCGCTAACAGGCCACACATCATGAAGTCTCACAGAAACTCCCGGGCAGAGTCGGAAAGGGACTCCGGATTCTCAG ATGCAAGTTCAGAGCATGCTAGCACCATGGACAACACCGACTCCGAGGACTCGCCGCGGCCTTCCGTGCGGCCGGGCGCCCAGAGTTCTACTTCGGGGCAGCTGGCTGTGGTTGGGGGGTCCTATTCCAGCATGTCCCCCATGATCATCATGAAAAATGTGCTCCTCAAACAG CAGCCTGGAGTCAACCCCCCAGCCATGAAGCCCTGGAGCTTCAGTCCCGCCGTGGAGGTGGTTCAGCCGGTGGTCCAGCAGCCTCAGGTGGTCTTCCTGCAGCCCGTCGTCTCCCGCCAAGCGTCCAAGGAAGCCTCTCGACACAGGCGTCCCAAGAAGTATCTCCCTATTCTCAAGTCCTACCCCAAGATTGCGCCACATCCTGGCGACAGTTCCTCCTCGGGGAGGGGAACCGCCTCTTCCTCCAGCTCTTCGTCGTCTTCCTTATCTTCTTCCTCGCCGCCAGGGTCTCAGCGGGATCACCGCCCAAAAGAGAAACCGCAGAAGAGCCAGAGGCAGGCCTCAGTTCTTTCCGGGACCCCCGACAACACGCAACCTCCGCAAACCCGACTCCCTCAAATGGCCAGCGAGGCACCTATGTCGGTCGTCAGCCAATCAGACTCGTCGCCGTCCTCCTCCTGCGCTAACAGCCCGACGCCCACAGACGAAGCCTCGCCGGCCGAACAAAAGtgtgatgacgacgacgacgacgacacgAGGCGGAAGCGCTTCTGCAACACATACAACATCTTGAGCAAATCGGGCCTCCTGGACATCACACTGCGCACCAAGGAGCTCCTGCGTCAGAACCGCCGCACGCAGACGGATTTGGACCGTCTCAAGGAGCACACTGATCTCTTCCTCCAAGCACTGCGTAGCGGCGACACCAGCATCTGCGTCAAGCTGCACGCCAGCCTTCAGGAGGAGGCCAAGGATGACTGGAAGCGGGCGTCACTCACCGGATTAAAGGACGATTAG
- the cipcb gene encoding CLOCK-interacting pacemaker isoform X2, with the protein MSAKRKAESDPRVANRPHIMKSHRNSRAESERDSGFSDASSEHASTMDNTDSEDSPRPSVRPGAQSSTSGQLAVVGGSYSSMSPMIIMKNVLLKQPGVNPPAMKPWSFSPAVEVVQPVVQQPQVVFLQPVVSRQASKEASRHRRPKKYLPILKSYPKIAPHPGDSSSSGRGTASSSSSSSSSLSSSSPPGSQRDHRPKEKPQKSQRQASVLSGTPDNTQPPQTRLPQMASEAPMSVVSQSDSSPSSSCANSPTPTDEASPAEQKCDDDDDDDTRRKRFCNTYNILSKSGLLDITLRTKELLRQNRRTQTDLDRLKEHTDLFLQALRSGDTSICVKLHASLQEEAKDDWKRASLTGLKDD; encoded by the exons ATGAGCGCCAAGCGAAAGGCGGAAAGCGACCCCCGGGTCGCTAACAGGCCACACATCATGAAGTCTCACAGAAACTCCCGGGCAGAGTCGGAAAGGGACTCCGGATTCTCAG ATGCAAGTTCAGAGCATGCTAGCACCATGGACAACACCGACTCCGAGGACTCGCCGCGGCCTTCCGTGCGGCCGGGCGCCCAGAGTTCTACTTCGGGGCAGCTGGCTGTGGTTGGGGGGTCCTATTCCAGCATGTCCCCCATGATCATCATGAAAAATGTGCTCCTCAAACAG CCTGGAGTCAACCCCCCAGCCATGAAGCCCTGGAGCTTCAGTCCCGCCGTGGAGGTGGTTCAGCCGGTGGTCCAGCAGCCTCAGGTGGTCTTCCTGCAGCCCGTCGTCTCCCGCCAAGCGTCCAAGGAAGCCTCTCGACACAGGCGTCCCAAGAAGTATCTCCCTATTCTCAAGTCCTACCCCAAGATTGCGCCACATCCTGGCGACAGTTCCTCCTCGGGGAGGGGAACCGCCTCTTCCTCCAGCTCTTCGTCGTCTTCCTTATCTTCTTCCTCGCCGCCAGGGTCTCAGCGGGATCACCGCCCAAAAGAGAAACCGCAGAAGAGCCAGAGGCAGGCCTCAGTTCTTTCCGGGACCCCCGACAACACGCAACCTCCGCAAACCCGACTCCCTCAAATGGCCAGCGAGGCACCTATGTCGGTCGTCAGCCAATCAGACTCGTCGCCGTCCTCCTCCTGCGCTAACAGCCCGACGCCCACAGACGAAGCCTCGCCGGCCGAACAAAAGtgtgatgacgacgacgacgacgacacgAGGCGGAAGCGCTTCTGCAACACATACAACATCTTGAGCAAATCGGGCCTCCTGGACATCACACTGCGCACCAAGGAGCTCCTGCGTCAGAACCGCCGCACGCAGACGGATTTGGACCGTCTCAAGGAGCACACTGATCTCTTCCTCCAAGCACTGCGTAGCGGCGACACCAGCATCTGCGTCAAGCTGCACGCCAGCCTTCAGGAGGAGGCCAAGGATGACTGGAAGCGGGCGTCACTCACCGGATTAAAGGACGATTAG